A stretch of Mastomys coucha isolate ucsf_1 unplaced genomic scaffold, UCSF_Mcou_1 pScaffold1, whole genome shotgun sequence DNA encodes these proteins:
- the Ren gene encoding renin: protein MSGRTMHLWAFLLLWGPCAFSLPTDTATFGRVLLKKMPSVREILEERGVDMTRLSAEWGEFTKRPSFSNVTSPVVLTNYLDTQYYGEIGIGTPPQTFKVIFDTGSANLWVPSTKCGPLYTACGIHSLYDSSESSSYMENGTEFTIHYGSGKVKGFLSQDVVTVGGIIVTQTFGEVTELPLIPFMLAKFDGVLGMGFPAQAVDGVTPVFDHILSQGVLKEEVFSVYYSRDSHLLGGEVVLGGSDPQHYQGNFHYVSISKTGSWQITMKGVSVGSSTLLCEEGCVVVVDTGTSYISGPTSSLKLIMQALGAKEKRTNEYVVNCSQVPALPDISFYLGGRAYTLSSMDYVLQYPYRNDDLCILAFQGLDIPPPTGPVWVLGATFIRKFYTEFDRHNNRIGFALAR, encoded by the exons AGTCCTGCTCAAGAAAATGCCTTCCGTCCGGGAAATCCTTGAGGAGCGGGGAGTGGACATGACCAGGCTCAGCGCTGAATGGGGCGAATTCACCAAGAGGCCTTCCTTTAGCAATGTCACCTCCCCCGTGGTCCTTACCAACTACCTGGAT ACCCAGTACTATGGTGAGATCGGCATCGGTACCCCACCCCAGAccttcaaagtcatctttgacaCGGGCTCAGCCAACCTCTGGGTGCCCTCCACCAAGTGCGGCCCCCTCTACACTGCTTGCG GGATTCACAGCCTCTATGACTCCTCAGAGTCCTCCAGTTACATGGAGAATGGGACCGAATTCACCATCCACTACGGATCAGGGAAGGTCAAAGGTTTCCTCAGCCAGGACGTGGTAACT GTGGGTGGAATCATTGTGACGCAGACCTTTGGAGAAGTCACCGAGCTGCCCCTGATACCTTTCATGCTGGCCAAGTTTGACGGGGTTCTGGGCATGGGCTTTCCTGCTCAGGCCGTCGACGGGGTCACCCCTGTCTTTGACCACATTCTCTCCCAGGGGGTGCTGAAGGAGGAAGTGTTTTCTGTCTACTACAGCAG GGATTCCCACCTGCTGGGGGGCGAAGTGGTGCTGGGAGGCAGCGACCCGCAGCATTACCAAGGCAATTTTCACTATGTGAGCATCAGCAAGACTGGCTCCTGGCAGATCACAATGAAGGG GGTCTCTGTGGGGTCTTCTACCTTGCTGTGTGAGGAAGGCTGTGTGGTAGTGGTGGACACCGGTACATCCTATATCTCTGGCCCTACGAGCTCCCTGAAGTTGATCATGCAAGCCCTGGGAGCGAAGGAGAAGAGAACAAATGAA TATGTTGTGAACTGTAGCCAGGTGCCCGCCCTCCCTGACATCTCCTTCTACCTGGGAGGCAGGGCCTACACACTCAGCAGTATGGACTACGTGCTACAG TATCCCTACAGGAATGATGATCTGTGCATACTGGCTTTCCAAGGCCTGGACATCCCACCACCCACTGGGCCTGTCTGGGTCCTGGGTGCCACTTTCATCCGCAAGTTCTATACGGAGTTTGATCGGCATAACAATCGCATCGGATTCGCTTTGGCCCGCTAA